The Manihot esculenta cultivar AM560-2 chromosome 1, M.esculenta_v8, whole genome shotgun sequence genome has a window encoding:
- the LOC110612554 gene encoding beta-glucosidase 11-like translates to MLRLYCLLFLLLNQALAVLSVDTYSRKDFPPDFIFGAATSAYQVEGAAHEDGRSSSIWDTFSHGGGEVAVDEYHKYKEDVHLMAETGLEAYRFSISWSRLIPNGRGPVNPKGLQYYNNLIDELISHGIQAHVLLYNYDHPQSLEDEYGGWLSRNIVRDFTAYADVCFREFGDRVSSWSTINEPNIFAVGGYDQGVVPPGRCSYPFGFGNCSIGNSSTEPYLAAHNMLLAHASAVRLYKNRYQSKQNGVIGITLYAFWLLPLTNSTEDETAAQRARDFFLGWFLNPLVFGDYPEIMKKNAGSRLPVLTNQDSKLVKGAFDFIGMIHYTTVYIKDNSKTLKLENRDVQADMALTIWFTQDEDDPFGIFPVEYPARPWGLQGLLEYFKEAYGNPPVYIHENGQVSRRNSSLEDTSRVEYLHAYIGSLLDSIRNGSNTRGYFVWSFLDVFELLDGSGSSYGLYFVDLKDPTLKRLPKKSAHWYSHFLKGGRVSPDGTIELEKTFDDSSSGTLVSIG, encoded by the exons ATGCTGAGGCTTTATTGCTTGCTCTTTCTTCTGCTAAATCAAGCATTAGCAGTCTTGTCTGTTGATACGTATAGCAGGAAAGACTTCCCTCCTGACTTTATTTTTGGTGCTGCTACCTCTGCTTATCAG GTGGAAGGAGCAGCACATGAGGACGGTAGGAGTTCCAGCATTTGGGATACCTTTTCTCACGGAG GTGGAGAGGTGGCAGTTGATGAGTACCATAAATACAAG GAAGATGTCCATCTTATGGCTGAAACTGGATTAGAGGCTTATAGATTTTCCATCTCATGGTCTAGACTTATTCCGA ATGGAAGAGGGCCTGTCAATCCAAAGGGCTTACAGTATTATAACAACCTCATAGATGAACTTATAAGCCATG GCATCCAAGCACATGTTTTGTTATACAATTATGATCATCCACAATCACTTGAAGATGAATATGGAGGATGGCTTAGCAGAAACATTGT GAGAGACTTCACAGCTTATGCAGATGTGTGCTTCAGAGAATTCGGTGATAGGGTTTCATCTTGGTCTACTATAAATGAGCCAAACATCTTTGCAGTGGGAGGTTATGACCAGGGAGTAGTGCCGCCGGGAAGATGTTCTTATCCATTTGGGTTTGGGAACTGCTCCATTGGCAATTCCTCCACTGAGCCATACTTGGCAGCTCATAATATGCTTTTGGCACATGCGTCAGCTGTAAGATTGTACAAGAACAGATATCAG AGCAAGCAAAATGGAGTCATAGGAATCACCCTCTATGCCTTCTGGCTTCTCCCTTTAACTAACTCAACAGAGGATGAAACTGCTGCACAAAGAGCCAGAGACTTCTTTTTGGGTTG GTTTTTAAATCCGTTGGTGTTTGGAGACTATCctgaaataatgaaaaaaaatgcaGGTTCAAGGCTTCCAGTCCTTACCAATCAAGACTCAAAATTGGTAAAGGGTGCATTTGACTTCATAGGAATGATACATTACACTACAGTTTACATCAAGGATAACTCCAAAACTCTGAAACTGGAGAACAGAGATGTCCAAGCAGATATGGCACTAACTATCTGGT TCACGCAGGATGAAGATGATCCTTTTGGAATATTCCCAGTAGAG TACCCTGCGAGGCCTTGGGGTCTGCAAGGATTATTGGAGTATTTCAAGGAAGCTTATGGCAATCCTCCCGTATACATCCACGAAAATG GGCAAGTGAGTCGGCGAAATTCTTCATTGGAAGACACTTCAAGGGTGGAATATCTGCATGCATACATTGGGAGTTTGCTCGACTCAATCAG GAATGGATCAAATACAAGAGGGTATTTCGTATGGTCCTTTCTAGATGTTTTCGAGTTGTTGGATGGCAGCGGATCAAGCTATGGCCTGTATTTCGTGGATTTGAAGGATCCAACCTTGAAAAGACTACCAAAGAAATCTGCACATTGGTACTCCCACTTCTTGAAAGGAGGCAGGGTCAGCCCTGACGGAACTATTGAACTTGAGAAAACGTTTGACGACTCTTCTTCAGGAACACTTGTTTCAATAGGTTAA